In the Primulina eburnea isolate SZY01 unplaced genomic scaffold, ASM2296580v1 ctg1224_ERROPOS3294427, whole genome shotgun sequence genome, one interval contains:
- the LOC140820576 gene encoding VQ motif-containing protein 4-like, with protein MENPTSLLPSPNSHSSNSSNGFLHHYTSPNSPRPPQPITRSEPNNPYPTTFVQADTTSFKKVVQMLTGSSETARMASRPDSVRSPIPPIKTAAKKDKSASKLYERRSSLRNFKISPLGPGLANTRPGVLAGNSGTPRTGTPEILSPSILDLPSLVLSPVTPLIPDPFNRSPINVQMAVVNSDNIDVEAEEKAIKEKSFYLHQSPINTPRDSEPRLLPLFPVTSPRVATSGDASNS; from the coding sequence ATGGAAAACCCGACGTCTCTTCTTCCTTCTCCAAACAGCCACAGCTCAAACAGCAGCAATGGCTTCTTGCACCACTACACATCCCCGAACTCCCCCCGCCCGCCGCAACCAATCACTAGATCTGAACCAAACAACCCGTACCCTACCACCTTCGTCCAAGCCGACACCACCTCCTTCAAGAAAGTCGTCCAAATGCTCACCGGATCATCCGAGACCGCCCGTATGGCCTCAAGACCTGACTCAGTTAGAAGCCCGATCCCGCCCATCAAGACCGCAGCAAAGAAAGACAAGTCCGCCTCGAAGCTCTACGAACGCCGAAGCAGCCTCAGAAACTTTAAGATCAGCCCCTTGGGCCCTGGACTAGCCAACACTCGGCCCGGGGTTTTGGCCGGGAATTCGGGTACACCCAGAACCGGCACGCCGGAAATTCTGTCTCCCAGTATTCTTGATCTCCCTTCACTGGTTCTCAGTCCGGTCACGCCTCTGATACCCGACCCTTTCAACCGGTCACCTATTAATGTTCAAATGGCTGTTGTAAATAGCGATAACATTGACGTGGAGGCAGAAGAAAAGGCCATTAAAGAGAAAAGTTTCTACTTGCATCAGTCGCCGATTAATACTCCCAGGGATTCGGAGCCCCGGCTTCTGCCTCTATTTCCGGTAACATCGCCTAGAGTTGCGACTTCTGGTGATGCTTCTAATTCTTGA
- the LOC140820560 gene encoding LOW QUALITY PROTEIN: nonsense-mediated mRNA decay factor SMG7-like (The sequence of the model RefSeq protein was modified relative to this genomic sequence to represent the inferred CDS: deleted 1 base in 1 codon), with protein MSSSLENQSKAQKSLAEVVSNEKRLLPLMYSRGILHGEVLEVYHEVRTGLEKILLSTNEMAEIQDVEYLLWKLHYKHINEFRKRIRIQSLDKDNVKETHPQNVDSPSKFDHHLEDSMSFLSEASTFYNDLIFKLKRSCGLLGEVFLDNNASSFSVEQTKLHKHQFTCHRLLICLGDLSRYAEILKKPDARKWSVAANYYLRATKTWPGSGNPHNQLALLATYVGDSFLALYHSMRSLEVKEPFPDAWGNLVLLFEEIKPIQSPTFSSEEFDFYNIPRRNFLHNKSTAENGSPKESKIAETNHASAEMFDLWSAVIRTISFFIMRSSLEEFPRTFAHTLSSLEALLVVNDAELTATMESYQFLDTLRNGPYRAIQLVSTFIFVLHRLVQNPKLKDSTGIDENMQSEYTTLALATVFICMGRLTERCWKCSMAKCPLLPAVLVFVEWLVGALDDAELHVADERVLNAMCYFFGVLCEFLNRLDQNESVVDTDNTALWEDHELRGFYPLAHVHEMLDFTTTNQEWEGDSYRRRSQRIIHAATRIVDRAKSSRDWISKDKEGRNFCSFEKEKCPSQAESSGTGSGSSLEVMINAETSSTLKKTRLMIAEDEEVILFNPITRHNSAPIYTPQSTTHPVSPEATDTLRTLLDECLCRATTFSTSQQSEDGDSFSFCSTVSDSGQHKLFKDLTTHSTGPPSLSAWVLDRGVSKYETENGTKDFNEHKKLDPIEEIASMSLSDLSILEKKNFDIDHGPISTISYDSPPYVAPLPSAPLLPENTVWLKRNPLISPEYKNGSDGILGAAPYTKGVSNRSPIGSTPPRVSVLVDGYPPVLGMSSSEWLYHYRNSQNVENTSNHISPLVYNARPAFENFQTNQVCRLDLCDQRGNHLVPNPMVYLGSPQLHPNTSPVYGSADQKQPRETFFTGYQRPVPYLCGVGMEIRQEQPPLLQYLKERECLLQSELQLRGHTFVGN; from the exons ATGTCTTCTTCTCTTGAGAATCAAAGCAAAGCACAGAAGTCTTTAGCTGAG GTTGTTAGTAACGAGAAAAGGTTGCTACCTTTAATGTATTCCAGAGGTATCTTACATGGTGAGGTTCTTGAGGTATACCATGAAGTCCGAACAGGATTAGAGAAAATTCTTTTGTCAACTAATGAGATGGCAGAGATTCAAGATGTCGAATATCTTCTTTGGAAGTTGCACTACAAGCATATTAACGAATTCCGCAAAAGAATTAGGATACAATCTTTGGATAAGGATAATGTTAAGGAGACTCATCCTCAAAATGTTGATTCTCCAAGCAAATTCGATCATCATTTGGAA GATTCAATGTCGTTCTTATCAGAAGCATCTACATTctataatgatttgattttcaaACTTAAACGAAGTTGTGGGCTTCTAGGGGAAGTTTTCCTGGACAATAATGCTAGTTCATTTTCCGTTGAGCAAACAAAGCTGCATAAACATCAGTTTACATGCCACCGCCTTTTAATTTGTCTGGGTGATTTGTCTAGGTATGCAGAAATTCTTAAAAAACCCGATGCTCGAAAATGGTCAGTGGCAGCAAACTACTACCTAAGAGCAACCAAAACTTGGCCAGGAAGTGGAAATCCTCACAATCAG TTGGCTTTGCTTGCGACATATGTTGGAGATTCTTTTCTTGCATTGTATCATTCGATGAGGAGTTTAGAGGTGAAAGAGCCTTTTCCTGATGCTTGGGGAAACCTTGTGCTACTCTTTGAAGAG ATAAAGCCTATTCAGTCGCCGACATTTTCTAGCGAGGAATTTGACTTTTACAATATACCCCGTAGAAATTTCTTGCACAATAAATCTACTGCAGAGAATGGTTCTCCAAAAGAAAGCAAAATAGCTGAGACGAACCATGCTTCTGCTGAAATGTTTGACCTGTGGTCAGCAGTAATCCGAACTATAAGCTTCTTCATAATGAGATCCAG TTTGGAGGAATTTCCCCGCACGTTTGCCCATACCTTGAGCAGTTTAGAAGCTTTATTAGTAGTTAATGATGCAGAACTTACTGCAACGATGGAGTCTTATCAGTTTTTGGATACATTGAGAAACGGTCCTTATCGTGCCATTCAACTTGTTTCCACATTTATCTTCGTGCTTCATAGATTGGTCCAGAACCCAAAACTAAAAGATTCTACAGGGATAGATGAGAATATGCAGTCTGAATATACAACATTAGCGTTGGCCACTGTTTTCATTTGCATGGGTCGACTCACTGAGAGATGCTGGAAGTGTAGTATGGCTAAATGTCCACTTTTACCAGCGGTGTTGGTTTTCGTTGAGTGGTTAGTCGGAGCACTTGATGACGCAGAACTGCATGTTGCTGATGAAAGAGTTTTGAATGCCATGTGTTatttttttggtgttttatGTGAGTTCTTGAACAGACTCGATCAAAATGAGAGCGTAGTAGATACGGATAATACTGCTCTTTGGGAAGATCATGAGTTGAGAGGTTTTTACCCGTTAGCCCATGTGCATGAAATGCTGGATTTCACTACTACTAATCAGGAATGGGAGGGCGATTCTTATAGAAGGCGTTCTCAGCGTATAATTCATGCTGCAACAAGAATTGTGGACCGAGCCAAAAGTTCACGAGATTGGATCTCCAAAGACAAAGAGGGAAGAAATTTCTGCAGTTTCGAGAAAGAAAAATGTCCAAGCCAAGCAGAATCATCCGGCACGGGGTCTGGTTCCAGCCTTGAAGTGATGATAAATGCAGAGACATCGTCAACTCTAAAGAAAACACGATTAATGATTGCTGAAGATGAAGAAGTGATTCTCTTCAATCCAATCACAAGGCACAACTCCGCACCAATTTATACCCCTCAGTCTACAACCCATCCAGTTAGTCCTGAAGCCACAGATACACTGAGAACGCTTCTTGATGAATGTTTATGCCGTGCCACGACATTTTCCACCAGTCAGCAGTCGGAAGATGGTGATTCATTTAGTTTCTGCTCCACGGTGTCTGATTCAGGACAACACAAGCTGTTCAAGGACTTGACGACCCACTCCACTGGACCTCCCTCTCTAAGTGCATGGGTCCTCGATAGAGGAGTTTCGAAGTATGAAACAGAAAATGGGACCAAAGACTTCAATGAACACAAGAAGCTCGATCCTATCGAGGAAATAGCCTCTATGTCCTTATCCGATCTATCTATATTGGAAAAAAAGAATTTCGATATAGACCACGGGCCTATTTCAACAATCAGCTACGATTCACCTCCTTATGTTGCACCTTTACCTTCTGCCCCTTTGTTGCCAGAAAACACCGTTTGGTTGAAAAGGAATCCATTAATCTCACCTGAGTACAAGAACGGATCAGATGGGATTCTTGGTGCGGCACCATACACGAAAGGTGTTTCAAATCGTTCACCAATCGGGTCTACTCCTCCCAGAGTCTCAGTTCTGGTCGATGGTTACCCACCAGTTCTTGGAATGAGTTCTTCAGAGTGGCTTTATCACTACAGAAACAGTCAGAATGTGGAGAATACCTCCAATCACATATCACCACTTGTTTACAATGCTCGCCCCGCCTTCGAGAATTTTCAAACAAACCAAGTTTGCAGGCTTGATCTATGTGATCAGCGGGGAAACCATTTGGTTCCAAATCCAATGGTTTATCTGGGGAGCCCCCAATTACATCCAAATACATCTCCTGTGTATGGGTCAGCAGATCAAAAACAGCCAAGGGAAACTTTTTTTACAGGTTACCAAAGACCAGTTCCTTATTTATGTGGTGTTGGCATGGAGATTAGACAAGAACAGCCGCCACTTTTGCAGTATCTTAAGGAGAGAGAGTGTCTGCTGCAATCAGAATTGCAGCTAAGGGGTCATACTTTTGTTGGAAACTGA
- the LOC140820563 gene encoding uncharacterized protein: MEARHSNTEDISPAKAVMLGALAPGVNGPTWNTVKIAFLMLGLCLSAMLGLAFSSRDSMLIFHVTFLVLIAGTLFLLLTRFLAETGLVSIEHQMQELGLEPKDERSD, translated from the exons ATGGAGGCTAGACACTCGAACACAGAAGATATTTCCCCTGCTAAAGCAGTTATGCTCGGAGCTTTGGCTCCAGGAGTCAAC GGTCCCACTTGGAATACAGTAAAAATCGCATTCTTGATGTTGGGTCTGTGTCTGTCTGCGATGCTGGGATTGGCGTTCTCGTCCAGGGACTCTATGCTAATTTTCCATGTGACTTTTCTTGTTCTGATTGCGGGAACCCTTTTCTTGCTCCTTACCAG ATTTCTTGCAGAGACAGGCCTTGTCTCGATCGAACATCAGATGCAGGAGTTGGGGTTAGAACCCAAAGACGAGAGGAGCGATTGA